The Dehalogenimonas lykanthroporepellens BL-DC-9 genome includes a window with the following:
- a CDS encoding ferric uptake regulator, Fur family (PFAM: ferric-uptake regulator~KEGG: det:DET1505 FUR family transcriptional regulator), protein MMAPIGTTGLKTTGQRAVILDIIRQGGGHLDADEIYQRARHRLPRLSLSTVYRALQKFKENGLVEERHLDENHHHYEISRRDEHHHLICTVCGRVVEFNLPVADLVAGRVPEAAGFTINNCEMNLTGRCPDCRQKALQQ, encoded by the coding sequence ATGATGGCCCCGATAGGTACGACCGGATTGAAAACCACCGGCCAGCGCGCGGTAATCCTGGATATCATCCGCCAGGGCGGCGGCCACCTGGACGCCGATGAGATCTACCAGCGGGCGCGGCACCGCCTGCCCCGGCTGTCGCTGTCTACGGTATACCGGGCTTTGCAGAAATTCAAGGAAAACGGACTGGTCGAAGAACGCCACCTGGATGAAAACCACCACCATTACGAGATATCCCGTCGTGACGAACACCATCATCTCATCTGTACCGTCTGTGGCCGGGTTGTCGAATTCAATCTACCGGTAGCCGACCTGGTCGCCGGGCGAGTGCCCGAAGCCGCCGGTTTCACCATCAATAACTGCGAAATGAATCTGACCGGGCGTTGCCCGGATTGCCGACAGAAAGCCCTGCAACAATAA
- a CDS encoding serine O-acetyltransferase (TIGRFAM: serine O-acetyltransferase~KEGG: dev:DhcVS_1472 serine O-acetyltransferase) produces MFRTLREDIRNVYAKDPAARGFWEVIFTYPGLHALWGYRLAHWFWQIKWHFLGRWLSHVARFLTGIEIHPGATIGRRFFIDHGMGVVIGETTEIGDDVLIYKGVVLGGTSLSKGKRHPTLANNVVIGSNATVLGNILIGEGARVGAGSVVVKNVPAGATVVGIPGRIVEEYKPQTVADLEHGKLPDPVAEAVRYILAEQAKIEKRCEALEKLGGIATPADELRDKRREIEKEFNDGEFDAGGGI; encoded by the coding sequence ATGTTCAGAACGCTCAGAGAAGATATCCGCAACGTGTATGCCAAGGACCCGGCGGCCAGGGGGTTCTGGGAGGTTATCTTCACCTATCCCGGGCTTCACGCGCTGTGGGGCTACCGCCTGGCTCACTGGTTCTGGCAGATAAAATGGCACTTTCTGGGACGCTGGCTGTCCCATGTCGCCCGGTTCCTGACCGGAATCGAAATTCACCCCGGAGCCACCATCGGTCGTCGTTTCTTCATCGACCACGGCATGGGGGTAGTCATCGGTGAAACGACGGAAATCGGTGATGACGTCCTCATCTACAAGGGAGTGGTTCTGGGCGGAACCAGCCTGTCCAAAGGCAAACGCCACCCCACGCTGGCCAACAATGTGGTCATCGGCTCCAACGCCACCGTACTGGGTAATATTCTCATCGGTGAGGGAGCCCGGGTCGGTGCCGGGTCGGTGGTAGTCAAAAACGTCCCGGCCGGAGCTACGGTGGTAGGTATTCCCGGCCGAATTGTCGAAGAGTACAAACCGCAGACGGTCGCCGACCTGGAGCACGGCAAACTGCCCGACCCGGTGGCCGAAGCTGTGCGCTACATCCTGGCGGAACAGGCCAAGATTGAGAAACGTTGCGAAGCACTGGAGAAACTGGGCGGCATCGCCACTCCGGCCGACGAGTTACGCGACAAGCGCCGGGAGATTGAGAAGGAATTCAATGACGGCGAATTCGACGCCGGCGGCGGTATCTGA
- a CDS encoding CutA1 divalent ion tolerance protein (PFAM: CutA1 divalent ion tolerance protein~KEGG: deb:DehaBAV1_1337 CutA1 divalent ion tolerance protein) has product MRRCWPSAPEKTAMNSFNHIVVLVTAGDEEEARLIAGILLEQRKAACVNIVSGVNSLFRWQDRLETETESLLVIKTTASMLEAVIETVREVHSYETPEIIALPVIGGSGEYLEWLEESVSSEDSSENDR; this is encoded by the coding sequence TTGAGAAGATGCTGGCCGTCGGCGCCTGAAAAGACAGCTATGAACAGCTTTAATCATATAGTGGTACTGGTTACTGCCGGTGACGAAGAGGAAGCCCGGCTCATTGCCGGCATTCTACTGGAACAACGGAAAGCGGCCTGTGTCAATATCGTCAGCGGGGTGAATTCCCTGTTCCGGTGGCAGGACCGGCTGGAGACGGAAACCGAAAGCCTGCTCGTCATCAAAACTACCGCCTCCATGCTGGAGGCGGTCATCGAAACGGTACGGGAAGTTCACAGCTACGAAACGCCGGAGATAATCGCCCTGCCCGTCATCGGCGGTAGTGGCGAATACCTGGAGTGGCTGGAAGAGTCAGTGTCTTCCGAAGATAGCTCGGAAAACGACCGGTAA
- a CDS encoding quinolinate synthetase complex, A subunit (TIGRFAM: quinolinate synthetase complex, A subunit~KEGG: det:DET1590 quinolinate synthetase~PFAM: Quinolinate synthetase A), translating to MDNDPITARIEALKKEKDAVILVHNYQLGEIQDIGDFVGDSLELAQKAAGTGARLIVFCGVHFMAETAAIIAPGSKVILPDLHAGCPMADMVDSAGLRRMKEELPGRPVVCYVNSTAEVKAESDICCTSANAVKVVESLPDDEIIFVPDQYLAYYTQQKTGKHIHFWPGYCPTHARILPQHIMELKAQYPEAPAVVHPECRPEVTAVADAVLSTGGMIRYARRDEVKELIVGTEMGIIHRLRRENPGKRFYPVSEQAVCPNMKLITLDKVLWALETESHEVTVPEDIADRARSTIEKMLAVGA from the coding sequence ATGGACAATGACCCGATAACCGCCAGAATAGAGGCTCTGAAAAAGGAAAAAGACGCGGTCATTCTGGTTCACAACTACCAGCTGGGAGAAATCCAGGATATCGGCGATTTCGTCGGCGACTCCCTGGAACTGGCGCAGAAGGCGGCCGGCACCGGCGCCAGATTGATCGTATTCTGCGGTGTCCATTTCATGGCCGAAACCGCCGCCATCATCGCTCCCGGCAGTAAGGTGATACTGCCCGACCTCCATGCCGGTTGCCCCATGGCCGATATGGTCGATTCAGCCGGTCTCCGAAGGATGAAAGAGGAATTACCCGGCCGCCCGGTAGTCTGTTATGTCAATTCTACTGCCGAAGTCAAAGCCGAAAGCGATATCTGCTGTACCTCAGCCAACGCCGTCAAGGTGGTCGAGAGCCTGCCCGACGACGAGATCATCTTCGTCCCGGATCAGTACCTGGCCTATTATACCCAGCAGAAGACCGGCAAACACATCCATTTCTGGCCGGGTTACTGCCCGACCCATGCCCGCATCCTGCCTCAGCATATCATGGAACTCAAGGCCCAGTATCCGGAGGCGCCGGCTGTTGTCCACCCGGAATGCCGGCCCGAGGTAACCGCCGTGGCCGATGCCGTACTGTCCACCGGCGGTATGATACGCTATGCCCGCCGGGATGAAGTAAAGGAACTGATTGTCGGCACCGAGATGGGCATCATCCACCGTCTGCGCCGGGAGAATCCGGGCAAGCGTTTTTACCCGGTATCGGAGCAAGCCGTTTGCCCTAACATGAAACTCATCACCCTGGACAAGGTGCTGTGGGCCCTGGAAACCGAATCTCACGAGGTAACCGTGCCGGAGGATATCGCCGACCGAGCCAGGAGCACCATTGAGAAGATGCTGGCCGTCGGCGCCTGA
- a CDS encoding formate dehydrogenase family accessory protein FdhD (KEGG: chy:CHY_0800 formate dehydrogenase accessory protein~TIGRFAM: formate dehydrogenase family accessory protein FdhD~PFAM: formate dehydrogenase subunit FdhD), whose amino-acid sequence MDNTTSIPINRISENSAESVEDVVACETALTIFFNDTELVTMLCSPAEQRYLAAGFLAAEGLIDSAEDVQSLLVDETRGIARVSARSRGEAGRIWKRFISSGCGRGATFYSAADVAQPPVASSMRVPAATVYRLMRLFQEQSEVFKSTGGVHSAALADSEGIELFAEDIGRHNAVDKIFGRCLLDGIVTRDRMLLVSGRISSEILLKTARQQIPLLVSRSAPTDSGVRLAERLGITLVGFVRGHRMNIYAHPERIETDGQ is encoded by the coding sequence ATGGACAATACTACGTCAATACCAATCAACCGTATAAGCGAAAACTCGGCAGAATCTGTCGAAGATGTGGTGGCGTGCGAAACAGCCCTGACCATCTTTTTCAATGACACCGAACTGGTGACCATGTTGTGTTCCCCGGCCGAACAACGCTACCTGGCGGCCGGCTTTCTGGCCGCCGAAGGGCTGATCGACAGCGCCGAGGATGTCCAATCACTTCTGGTAGATGAAACCCGCGGTATCGCCCGGGTGTCCGCCCGAAGCCGGGGTGAAGCCGGCAGAATATGGAAACGTTTCATTTCTTCCGGTTGCGGCCGCGGCGCCACCTTTTATTCTGCCGCCGATGTCGCCCAGCCGCCGGTGGCTTCGTCGATGCGGGTACCCGCGGCGACCGTTTATCGGCTGATGCGGCTGTTCCAGGAGCAAAGCGAGGTTTTCAAATCCACCGGCGGGGTTCACTCAGCGGCACTGGCCGACAGCGAGGGTATTGAGCTTTTCGCCGAGGATATCGGCCGCCACAACGCGGTGGACAAGATATTCGGCCGCTGTCTGCTGGACGGCATCGTCACTCGGGACCGAATGCTTTTGGTCAGCGGCCGTATTTCTTCCGAGATACTGCTGAAAACCGCCCGGCAACAGATTCCCCTGCTGGTTTCCCGAAGCGCCCCGACCGATTCCGGTGTCAGACTGGCCGAGCGGCTGGGCATCACCCTGGTGGGTTTCGTCCGCGGTCACCGGATGAATATCTATGCCCACCCGGAAAGGATTGAAACCGATGGACAATGA
- a CDS encoding Methyltransferase type 11 (PFAM: Methyltransferase type 11~KEGG: deg:DehalGT_1386 methyltransferase type 11), translating to MVENNPAVDTPEYYSTSFWRRWSRLYDQVVTLSFIPFGGEKRFRRRFVGLAGLKPGDQVLDICCGTGSTTQLIAERLDQGRVTGVDLSPDMLAVARKKTAGARVSFEMASVDRLPFDDESFDHVVCSYGLHEIPRELRLAALAEARRVLKPGGRFLTLDYHLPRYFPARQAIGAFVRIFEHDIAYRMMRGDLAAEVSEAGLRPLEKTNPLGGMFQIIAAVKE from the coding sequence ATGGTTGAAAACAACCCCGCTGTCGACACCCCGGAATATTATTCGACATCTTTCTGGCGACGATGGTCGCGCCTTTACGACCAGGTGGTGACTCTGTCCTTTATCCCGTTCGGCGGCGAAAAGCGCTTCCGACGCCGTTTCGTCGGTCTGGCCGGGTTAAAGCCGGGTGACCAGGTGCTGGATATCTGCTGTGGCACTGGCTCCACCACCCAGCTTATCGCCGAGCGTCTGGACCAGGGCCGGGTGACCGGGGTCGACCTTTCTCCCGATATGCTGGCGGTTGCCCGGAAAAAGACCGCCGGCGCGCGGGTGAGCTTCGAAATGGCCAGCGTTGACCGCTTGCCGTTTGACGACGAATCGTTCGACCATGTCGTCTGTTCTTACGGGTTGCACGAAATCCCCAGGGAACTGCGGTTAGCGGCTCTGGCCGAGGCCCGACGGGTGCTCAAACCAGGGGGCCGCTTTCTGACCCTGGATTACCACCTGCCCCGCTACTTCCCGGCGCGCCAGGCCATCGGCGCCTTCGTCAGGATATTCGAACATGACATCGCCTACCGCATGATGCGGGGGGATCTGGCGGCCGAAGTCAGTGAAGCCGGATTGCGCCCGCTGGAAAAGACGAACCCGCTGGGGGGCATGTTCCAGATCATCGCCGCCGTCAAGGAGTGA
- a CDS encoding phospho-2-dehydro-3-deoxyheptonate aldolase (KEGG: tte:TTE1013 3-deoxy-7-phosphoheptulonate synthase~TIGRFAM: phospho-2-dehydro-3-deoxyheptonate aldolase~PFAM: DAHP synthetase I/KDSA), with protein MIVEMKSGAVQREIDEVVFLARELGLNVQLNRGTDKVVVALLGSDTGTISADQFALMPGVENVTRIMKPYKLAAREFQKRDTVVDVAGIAIGGRQLVVMAGPCAVENEAQLAESARVAREAGAAVLRGGAFKPRTSPFSFQGMKKNGLELLDKIRQTYGMPVITEVVDAHDAEMMSEYIDVFQVGSRNMQNFSLLTRLGQLRKPVVLKRGFACTITEWLTAADYILAEGNTRVILCERGIRTFEPSTRFSLDISSIPVVKKASHLPILVDPSHAAGHYSLVPALARAAVAAGADGLLIEMHPQPRQALVDGIQSLSPSDFRRLMAELKPIATAVGREI; from the coding sequence ATGATTGTAGAGATGAAAAGCGGGGCGGTTCAACGGGAAATCGATGAGGTGGTTTTCCTGGCCAGGGAACTCGGGCTCAATGTACAGCTGAACCGTGGTACCGACAAGGTTGTCGTCGCTCTGCTGGGCAGTGATACCGGCACCATCAGCGCCGACCAGTTCGCCTTGATGCCGGGAGTGGAGAACGTTACCCGCATCATGAAGCCTTATAAATTGGCCGCCCGGGAGTTTCAGAAAAGGGATACCGTGGTTGATGTCGCAGGCATTGCCATTGGCGGTCGTCAGCTGGTGGTTATGGCCGGGCCGTGCGCTGTTGAGAACGAAGCCCAGTTGGCTGAGTCGGCCCGGGTCGCCCGTGAAGCCGGGGCCGCTGTTTTACGCGGCGGCGCCTTCAAGCCCCGTACTTCGCCTTTCAGCTTTCAAGGCATGAAAAAAAACGGGCTGGAACTGCTGGACAAAATCAGGCAGACTTACGGGATGCCGGTCATAACGGAAGTGGTTGATGCCCATGATGCCGAGATGATGAGTGAATATATCGACGTGTTCCAGGTAGGTTCCCGCAACATGCAGAACTTCTCACTGCTGACGCGTCTGGGACAATTGCGCAAGCCGGTGGTCCTCAAGCGTGGTTTCGCCTGCACCATCACCGAATGGCTGACCGCCGCCGATTATATCCTGGCCGAAGGCAACACCCGGGTAATCCTCTGCGAAAGGGGAATCCGGACCTTCGAGCCCAGCACCCGGTTTTCCCTGGATATTTCCTCCATTCCGGTAGTGAAAAAAGCATCTCATCTGCCGATTCTGGTCGACCCCAGCCATGCCGCCGGGCATTATTCCCTGGTGCCGGCGTTGGCCAGGGCGGCTGTAGCCGCCGGCGCGGACGGTCTGTTGATTGAAATGCATCCCCAGCCCCGACAGGCGCTGGTTGATGGCATACAGTCCCTGTCGCCCTCGGATTTCCGCCGGTTGATGGCTGAACTAAAGCCCATCGCTACCGCGGTCGGGCGGGAGATATAA
- a CDS encoding IMP dehydrogenase family protein (KEGG: det:DET0384 inosine 5-monophosphate dehydrogenase~TIGRFAM: IMP dehydrogenase family protein~PFAM: IMP dehydrogenase/GMP reductase), producing the protein MTNPQFKELRRSYGFDEVAIVPGDVTINPEQTDVGFKIGEVEFKIPVIAAAMDAVTDVSMAIKMTEFGGLAVLHGEGIQARYHDSEAVLAQIAETPQSEVTSLLQKIYTEPIKDDLIAERIKTIKAGGGIAAVAILPANAKRLAPVIAEAGADILVVASTVTTARHVSKSYRGLIFSELCSSVDIPVVVGNAVSYSASLELMREGVAGIFVGVGPGAACTSREVLGLGVPQITATMDVAAARETYLAETGRYVTIVTDGGFKKGGDFCKAIAAGADAAMFGSIIAKSEEAPGHGYHWGMSHPHPSLPRGTRIKVGTTGSLEQILFGPTSMVDGSQNFVGALRTVMGVCGAADIREMQKAEMVIAPAITTEGKSYQLSNSV; encoded by the coding sequence ATGACCAATCCCCAGTTCAAAGAACTCCGCCGTTCCTACGGTTTCGATGAAGTGGCCATCGTGCCCGGTGATGTAACCATCAACCCCGAACAAACGGACGTCGGATTCAAAATCGGCGAAGTAGAATTCAAAATCCCGGTAATCGCCGCCGCCATGGATGCCGTCACCGACGTTTCCATGGCCATCAAAATGACCGAGTTCGGCGGTCTGGCCGTGCTCCACGGCGAAGGCATTCAGGCCCGTTATCATGACTCGGAAGCAGTGCTGGCCCAAATTGCCGAAACACCCCAGTCGGAAGTAACTTCACTGCTTCAAAAAATCTACACCGAACCCATCAAGGACGACCTCATTGCCGAACGCATCAAGACTATCAAAGCCGGCGGCGGCATCGCGGCAGTGGCCATTCTGCCGGCTAACGCCAAGCGTCTGGCTCCGGTCATCGCCGAAGCCGGCGCCGATATCCTGGTGGTGGCATCGACAGTAACCACCGCCCGCCATGTTTCCAAAAGCTACCGCGGCCTTATCTTCTCCGAACTGTGTTCCAGTGTCGATATTCCGGTAGTCGTCGGCAATGCCGTCAGTTACTCGGCCTCACTCGAACTGATGCGGGAAGGCGTGGCCGGTATCTTTGTCGGCGTCGGCCCCGGCGCCGCCTGCACTTCCAGGGAAGTTCTCGGGCTGGGTGTCCCTCAGATTACCGCCACCATGGATGTGGCCGCGGCCAGGGAAACCTATCTGGCGGAAACCGGGCGTTATGTCACCATCGTCACCGACGGTGGTTTCAAGAAAGGCGGCGACTTCTGTAAGGCTATCGCCGCCGGTGCCGATGCCGCCATGTTCGGCTCCATCATCGCCAAATCCGAGGAAGCACCGGGCCATGGTTACCACTGGGGTATGAGCCATCCTCATCCCTCCCTGCCCCGTGGCACCCGCATCAAGGTCGGCACCACCGGCTCGCTGGAGCAGATTCTGTTCGGGCCGACTTCAATGGTGGACGGCAGTCAGAACTTCGTCGGCGCCCTGCGGACGGTCATGGGTGTCTGCGGCGCCGCCGACATTCGTGAAATGCAGAAAGCCGAGATGGTCATCGCCCCGGCGATCACCACCGAAGGCAAGAGCTACCAGTTATCGAACAGCGTCTGA
- a CDS encoding PAS/PAC sensor signal transduction histidine kinase (TIGRFAM: PAS sensor protein~PFAM: ATP-binding region ATPase domain protein; histidine kinase A domain protein; PAS fold-4 domain protein; PAS fold-3 domain protein~KEGG: dev:DhcVS_1396 sensor histidine kinase/response regulator~SMART: ATP-binding region ATPase domain protein; histidine kinase A domain protein; PAC repeat-containing protein; PAS domain containing protein): protein MEQAVSPDSLGILKQALDEAMTAIASNETAPESRYFQVEQPCKDGSTVWTEVSASLVLDEGKPSYVLGVSRNITGRLRTETELRRSEEKYRQLFNSINDAIYFHEIGDDGRGRFIEVNEGATRLMGYNRDEFLAMSPVVLDGPDAVEDATAVRQAMEKEGHAVFERVHVTRDGRRIPVEISSRSVHIDGNTMYLSVVRDITERKAMEARLEQAASQWRATFDAITTPISIQNRQYRILQVNRAFAEAMKSSPQDLIGRTCFEVSHGTTEPVPTCPHRRTLESGQAEQVEVHNAELNTDTRISTYPMFGADGEIIASVHITEDITEQRKMQEQLMVTNRLASVGELAAGIAHEINNPLTGILGFSELLMENNLPENLRADVETIHSEANRAAGIIKNLLVFARQHHQVREELDVNEVVERVLTLRAYEANLNNIQVVRHLAPDIPMIIGDHFQLQQVFLNLVINAEYFMLKAHNKGTLTVATSYDRETERVRLVFTDDGPGVAPDIQARLFDPFFTTKDVGQGTGLGLSISHGVIKQHGGTIRVESQPGQGASFIIELPLKPSPEEAVS from the coding sequence ATGGAGCAAGCGGTAAGCCCCGATTCACTGGGCATCTTGAAACAAGCTCTCGATGAAGCCATGACGGCCATCGCCTCAAATGAAACAGCACCGGAAAGCCGGTATTTTCAGGTGGAGCAACCCTGTAAAGACGGCTCGACCGTCTGGACCGAAGTCAGCGCCAGCCTCGTGTTAGATGAAGGCAAGCCTTCCTATGTCCTGGGCGTATCCCGCAATATCACCGGGCGACTCCGGACAGAGACAGAACTGCGACGTTCCGAAGAAAAATACCGCCAGCTGTTCAACAGCATCAACGACGCCATCTACTTTCACGAAATTGGCGACGACGGCCGCGGCCGGTTCATCGAGGTCAATGAAGGCGCCACCCGTTTGATGGGTTACAACCGGGATGAATTCCTGGCTATGAGCCCTGTAGTTCTGGATGGCCCTGACGCGGTGGAGGATGCGACTGCCGTTCGCCAGGCGATGGAAAAAGAAGGACACGCAGTTTTCGAACGGGTGCACGTGACCAGAGACGGCCGCCGGATTCCCGTGGAAATCAGCTCCCGGTCAGTGCATATCGACGGGAATACCATGTACCTGTCAGTGGTCCGTGACATCACCGAACGTAAGGCCATGGAAGCTCGCCTGGAACAGGCGGCCAGCCAGTGGCGGGCTACCTTTGATGCCATCACCACCCCGATTTCCATCCAGAACCGCCAGTATCGCATCCTTCAGGTGAACCGGGCTTTCGCCGAAGCCATGAAGTCCTCACCGCAAGACCTCATCGGCCGTACCTGCTTTGAGGTCAGTCACGGTACCACTGAGCCGGTGCCGACCTGCCCTCACCGGCGGACGCTGGAATCCGGGCAGGCCGAACAGGTGGAAGTCCACAACGCGGAACTGAATACAGATACCCGGATATCGACTTATCCCATGTTCGGCGCGGACGGCGAAATAATCGCCAGCGTTCACATCACCGAGGATATAACCGAACAGCGCAAGATGCAGGAACAGTTGATGGTCACCAACCGACTGGCCTCGGTCGGTGAACTGGCCGCCGGCATCGCCCACGAAATCAACAACCCGCTGACCGGTATCCTCGGTTTCTCCGAACTGCTGATGGAAAACAACCTGCCGGAAAACCTGCGGGCCGATGTCGAAACCATCCATTCCGAGGCCAATAGGGCGGCCGGCATCATCAAGAACCTGCTGGTCTTCGCCCGACAGCACCACCAGGTCAGGGAAGAGCTCGACGTCAATGAAGTGGTCGAACGGGTGCTGACGTTGCGGGCTTACGAAGCTAATTTGAACAATATCCAGGTCGTCAGGCATCTGGCGCCGGATATACCGATGATTATCGGCGATCATTTCCAGTTACAACAGGTCTTTTTGAATCTGGTTATCAATGCCGAATACTTCATGCTCAAGGCCCACAATAAGGGCACCCTCACCGTGGCCACCAGCTATGACCGGGAAACCGAGCGGGTCAGACTGGTTTTCACCGACGACGGCCCGGGCGTGGCTCCTGACATTCAGGCCCGGCTGTTCGACCCCTTCTTCACCACCAAGGATGTCGGTCAGGGCACCGGACTGGGACTGTCCATCAGCCACGGCGTGATCAAACAGCACGGGGGCACCATCCGGGTCGAGAGCCAGCCCGGACAGGGAGCCAGTTTCATCATCGAACTGCCCCTGAAGCCGTCCCCCGAAGAAGCTGTTTCTTAG
- a CDS encoding ferredoxin-dependent glutamate synthase (PFAM: ferredoxin-dependent glutamate synthase~KEGG: sfu:Sfum_4067 ferredoxin-dependent glutamate synthase), which translates to MNLQRPNANDATQTINRSKNVVPMSGLCSRCTDDCTGNCEVFKSTFRGRELIYPGPFGNVTAGADKDYPVDYSHFNIQGYAFGGRGLPEGVEANPDTATFPDVDISTEYGWDQKVKMRVPVFTGALGSTEIARKYWEHFAIGAAIAGVTLVCGENVCGIDPQLELDADGKVAKSPDMDRRIETYNRYHRNMGEILVQMNVEDTRLGVAEYVHQRHGLNTIELKWGQGAKCIGGEIKVNSLERARELQRRGYIVTPDPSDHVNIDAFKDGSLKEFERHSRLGFISEESFMAEVERLRKIGFTRITLKTGAYSLRELAMALKWGAKAKIDLLTIDGAPGGTGMSPWRMMEEWGMPSVYLHSAAYEFAQRLAAKGERVPDLAFAGGFSSEDGVFKALALGAPFTKAVCMGRALMIPGMVGKNITGWLAEGKLPRTVGQFGSSVEEIFVHYEDVKELVGADEIKNIPLGAIGIYSYSEKLRVGLQQLMAGARCFSLPAISRRELMSLTEECAKVSGIPYVMEAYRQEALDILDG; encoded by the coding sequence ATGAACCTGCAGCGCCCTAACGCCAATGACGCCACCCAGACCATCAACCGTTCCAAGAACGTCGTACCCATGAGCGGACTGTGTTCCCGCTGTACCGATGACTGTACCGGCAACTGTGAAGTCTTCAAATCAACCTTCCGTGGCCGGGAACTGATTTATCCCGGACCTTTCGGCAATGTTACCGCCGGTGCCGACAAGGATTATCCGGTCGACTACTCCCATTTCAACATACAGGGTTATGCCTTCGGCGGCCGCGGTCTGCCGGAAGGCGTCGAAGCCAATCCCGATACCGCCACTTTCCCTGACGTCGATATTTCCACGGAATACGGCTGGGACCAGAAGGTCAAGATGCGGGTACCGGTCTTCACCGGCGCCCTGGGCTCGACGGAAATCGCCCGGAAGTACTGGGAGCATTTCGCCATCGGTGCCGCTATTGCCGGGGTAACCCTGGTTTGTGGTGAAAATGTCTGTGGCATCGACCCGCAACTGGAACTGGACGCCGACGGCAAGGTTGCCAAATCCCCTGACATGGACCGCCGCATCGAAACTTATAACCGTTATCACCGCAACATGGGTGAAATCCTGGTACAGATGAACGTGGAAGATACCCGCCTGGGGGTGGCTGAATACGTTCATCAGAGGCACGGACTGAATACCATCGAACTTAAATGGGGCCAGGGCGCCAAGTGTATCGGCGGCGAAATCAAGGTCAACAGTCTGGAACGCGCCCGTGAACTCCAGCGCCGGGGTTATATCGTCACCCCCGACCCGTCGGATCATGTCAATATTGATGCCTTTAAGGATGGCTCACTCAAGGAATTCGAACGCCACAGCAGACTGGGCTTTATCAGTGAGGAAAGTTTCATGGCCGAAGTCGAACGCCTGCGCAAGATCGGCTTCACCCGCATCACCCTGAAAACCGGGGCTTATTCCCTGCGCGAACTGGCCATGGCCTTGAAATGGGGAGCCAAGGCCAAAATCGACCTGCTGACCATTGACGGCGCCCCCGGCGGCACCGGTATGAGTCCGTGGCGCATGATGGAGGAATGGGGGATGCCCAGCGTCTATCTGCATTCCGCCGCCTATGAATTCGCCCAGCGCCTGGCCGCCAAAGGCGAACGGGTGCCCGACCTGGCCTTCGCCGGCGGTTTCTCCAGCGAAGACGGCGTCTTCAAGGCGCTGGCCCTCGGCGCTCCCTTCACCAAGGCGGTCTGCATGGGCCGCGCCCTGATGATTCCCGGCATGGTCGGCAAGAACATCACCGGCTGGCTGGCCGAAGGCAAACTGCCGCGAACCGTGGGACAGTTCGGGTCGTCGGTTGAGGAAATCTTTGTTCATTACGAGGATGTCAAGGAACTGGTCGGGGCTGATGAAATCAAGAATATTCCCCTGGGCGCCATCGGTATCTACAGCTACTCTGAAAAACTGAGGGTCGGCCTTCAGCAGTTGATGGCCGGCGCCCGCTGTTTCAGCCTGCCGGCTATTTCCCGGCGGGAACTGATGTCACTGACCGAGGAGTGCGCCAAGGTTTCGGGTATTCCCTACGTCATGGAAGCCTACCGACAGGAGGCGCTGGACATCCTGGACGGATAG